The window GCATCGCATCAGTGGTTCACGTGGCGGGCAACGTACGCTTCTCGGCCACGACCGATGGAGAACCGGCGCGTACCAATGTCGGTGGCACGGAGCAGGTCTTCAAACTGGCCCACGCGTTGGATTGCCGCGACTGGCATTTTGTGAGCACGGCCTATGTCGCGGGAGCCGTAAAGGACGCACGCGAGCAAATGTACGCTGCGCCGCCTCCTTTCCGCAACGTGTATGAACAAAGCAAGTGGGAAGCCGAACAGCGAGCGGCCACGCTGGCACAGCAAGCCGCGGCGACACTGACGATCTATCGCCCGTCAATCGTCGTGGGACACAGTGAGACCGGCCAGGCCACGCGGTTCACCGGCGTTTATTACCTGTTCCGGGCAACGTCGCTGCTGGCACGCGCTGCCGCGCAACAGAAGAGCATCGATCGCCACGCCCTGCCGCTGCATATCCCCGCCCGCGCGTCCGGCCAACCCAATCTGATCTGCTCAGATGACGTGGCCCACGCGTTTGGGACGCTTTTTGCTGACAAAGCGGCGCACGGCGGCGTCTATCATGTCACGCATCCGGAGCCGCCCACGAACGCGCAGCTAAAACGCGTGCTCGAAGCGGAGTACGACCTGGCCGGTGGCAGCTTCGTGGGCGACGCCAAAACGGACACGGATCAATCACCGCCGACACAACACGCGCCGTTGCAGCAACTCTTCGACGAGGTAACGCAGCCCGTAGCGGACTATCTGTTCGATGCGCCCCGTTTCGACCGCACGCAGGTCGATCGATTCGTGAAGCAGCCGCCGGCCCCGTGGACGGATGAGCGGCTCGCCCGACTGATCGCATTCGCCGAGCATGGCGGCTGGCGCGCCAGTGGAACCGCCCGGCACGCGGAAACACAAGTTGAGGAGGTGGGCAAGTACTTTCTCGAGTTCCTGCCGGCGCGAATGGCGGGGCCACACCTGGCAGCAATCCGCGACACCGACCTGTCCGTACGATTCGAGATTGGCTCGGTGACGGGGGGGCACTGGTGGTGTCGGTTCGCGAATGGCCGGGTCGTGACGGTCGAGCCGGCCGCGAACAAACCGGCCGATGTTGTCTATCGAACGAGCGTGCTACGTTTTCGAGCAGCCGTCGCCGGCGAGATCAGTGGAGCGGAGCTGTTCTTGTCCGGCGATGCACAGGTTGAAGGCGATATCGAACGCGCGCTGAAGTTCGCCATGGTGCTGGAAGAATTCGTGCGGGCTCATCCTTACGCCCCGCCGGCATCCACCACAAACATCAATGCAGACGGAACAACCTGACATGAGCACTCCCACGCAGCCACTGGACATCGAAGAGGAAACCGTTGAAATCGAGAGCCCAGCCGCTCGGTTGACCGGAGTCCTCGCATATCCACTCATCGGACGGCCCAAACGTGCCGCGCTGATCGTGGGGCCCCATCCGCTGATGGGCGGTCGGCTCGAAAACAATGTCGTCCGGCAGGTTGGGCGTGGTCTGGCCGAGCGTGCGTTCGCGACGCTCCGCTTCGAGTTCGACGACGCCAGCGCGGCTCCCGATGTAATGGCCGAGTTCTGGCGCACCGGACACGCCCCCGACGATCCGCAACGAGCGGTGGATTCGCGGGCGGCACTGGACTGGCTCTCTAGTGTGTGTACCGGGCCGATACTGCTGATCGGCTATTCCTTCGGCGCGTCGTTGCTGGCCGGCCTGCTGAACGAACGGAGCAGCGGCGTTGTGCTGATCGGGGCAACGTTCGCACAACACGACTATCGTGCGCTCGCCGCCAACAGCGTTTCCAAACTCGTTATCGCCGCGGACAACGACTTCGCAACGCCGATGACAACCACGGAGCAATGGGTCGCCACGGCCGCCGACCCCAAGCGACTCGTCGTGATGCCGGCGGCCGAGCATTTCTATCGCGGCCACGAAGGTCGCATCGTCGAGGAGATTCTCCAGTGGCTACCGCGCTGAACTACGACGAGCATCTACGCCGCATCCTGCGGATTCACTTCGACCCAGATGGCGGTGCGCCGTATTGGCTCAAGCGTCAGCGAGAACTCGGCTTTGATGTCGTCAGCGAGATTCAATCACTGGCCGACTTGCCGCGCCTGGGAGCTTTCGACGAGAACGCCCTGCGTGACCAGCCGCTGAGAGACTTCATTCCGATCAGCCGCCGTGCTGCGCTCGCGGGAGCGATCGTAACCGAGACGGGCGGCACGACCGGGGCTCCCAAGCGAACGGTTTTCGCACGCGAGGAATTCGAGGAAGCCTTCATCACCCCCTTCGTCCGTGCGGCACAGCACGCGGGCTTTCCACTTGGGGCGACGTGGCTCTGGGTGGGACCGAGCGGGCCGCACGTGATCGGCCAGGCGGCGGCGTGGTGCGCAACGGCACTCGGCAGCCCTCAACCGTTCAGCGTCGATTTCGATCCGCGGTGGTTTCGGAAGCTGCCGGCGGATAGCCTGGCACGCGAGCGCTACATGGAACATCTGCTGGAGCAAGCGCTGCACGTCATCACGCGTGAGCCGGTGGAAGTGCTGTTCACAACGCCCATCGTTCTCGAGCAGCTCGCGGAACGAATGAACACAGCGGCGCGAGAGCGAGTTCGCGGCGTGCATTACGGCGGAATGCGCGTTGAACCGGCACTGCTGCACAAGGCGCAGACCGAGTGGTTTCCGCGCGCCGTACACCTCGCCGGCTACGGCAATAGCCTGTTCGGTCTATGCATGGAATTCGGCGGCGCGCCGGATCGGCAATTACGCTATTATCCTTATGGAGCCCGCCATGTCGTACGCATAGGCGATAACGGCCGCGTGTGGATGTCGCGTCTGGACCCAACAGTGCTCATCGCCAATCTCGCCGAGCGGGACCGCGCAACAACGACGGCGGACGTCGCTGCCCCCGTGCCCGGATATGGGCCGCCGATCGAAGATCCGCGTCCGTTCGCGCAGCCCACGCGCGGCGGC is drawn from uncultured Ilyobacter sp. and contains these coding sequences:
- a CDS encoding SDR family oxidoreductase is translated as MKTFARKERPWILLTGATGFLGAALVHELITRNQRVLCLVRSDSPTTARERVVNVLRSWTSDVEHLFETGRLAVIRGDLHASAAGIPADLQAGLRARIASVVHVAGNVRFSATTDGEPARTNVGGTEQVFKLAHALDCRDWHFVSTAYVAGAVKDAREQMYAAPPPFRNVYEQSKWEAEQRAATLAQQAAATLTIYRPSIVVGHSETGQATRFTGVYYLFRATSLLARAAAQQKSIDRHALPLHIPARASGQPNLICSDDVAHAFGTLFADKAAHGGVYHVTHPEPPTNAQLKRVLEAEYDLAGGSFVGDAKTDTDQSPPTQHAPLQQLFDEVTQPVADYLFDAPRFDRTQVDRFVKQPPAPWTDERLARLIAFAEHGGWRASGTARHAETQVEEVGKYFLEFLPARMAGPHLAAIRDTDLSVRFEIGSVTGGHWWCRFANGRVVTVEPAANKPADVVYRTSVLRFRAAVAGEISGAELFLSGDAQVEGDIERALKFAMVLEEFVRAHPYAPPASTTNINADGTT